Proteins encoded within one genomic window of Halobacteroides halobius DSM 5150:
- a CDS encoding glycosyltransferase family 2 protein yields the protein MNKKVSVLIPAYNEETTIGTTIKAITNIDFVSEIVVIDDGSKDDTFKQAKRAGASVLSLDTNQGKGAALNYGIQQVTGDIILFIDADLEDSAREAKKLLRPVLNEEADMTIAQFPPAEVKGGIGLVKGLATWGLKKITNQDFKTPLSGQRALTMDLVKKVRKFANGFGVEVALTIDACKLGFKVVEVPVNMTHRETKRNIRGFLHRGKQFKDVLKVLASKIRR from the coding sequence TTGAATAAAAAAGTTTCTGTATTAATTCCAGCTTATAATGAGGAAACTACAATTGGTACTACTATTAAAGCAATTACCAATATAGATTTTGTAAGTGAAATAGTAGTTATTGATGATGGTTCTAAAGATGATACGTTTAAGCAAGCTAAACGAGCTGGAGCTAGTGTATTATCTTTAGATACTAATCAAGGTAAGGGTGCAGCTCTAAATTATGGTATTCAACAAGTAACAGGAGATATTATTTTATTTATTGATGCTGATTTAGAAGATTCAGCGAGAGAGGCTAAAAAATTATTAAGGCCAGTTCTAAATGAGGAGGCTGATATGACTATTGCTCAATTTCCTCCTGCTGAGGTTAAAGGTGGAATTGGGTTAGTTAAAGGATTAGCTACTTGGGGATTAAAAAAGATAACTAACCAAGATTTTAAAACACCTCTTTCAGGTCAACGAGCATTAACAATGGATTTAGTAAAAAAGGTAAGAAAATTTGCTAACGGGTTTGGAGTAGAAGTTGCTTTAACAATTGATGCTTGTAAATTAGGGTTTAAAGTAGTTGAAGTACCAGTTAATATGACACATCGAGAAACTAAAAGAAATATAAGAGGTTTTTTGCACAGAGGTAAGCAATTTAAGGATGTTCTTAAAGTTTTGGCTTCTAAAATAAGAAGGTGA
- a CDS encoding glycosyl transferase family 4, with amino-acid sequence MMPIILLTIVSIILNKLGLILVPNLLKEGDLITENYKGQQIPVGYGLLFGLNMLIILVMGSLLGYYPIFQVQSLISLILVMSFVGILDDTIGRKDNQGFGGHFKALLVKGKLTTGTIKAIFSCFIVFFINFYSYDDWNNVIINTLVILLTTNFINLLDLRPGRALKVTLIFLITILLTNPNDYLLVIPMVITVLFSLPFDLNAGGMMGDVGANVLGVIIGFLLISSFDLYLRIIIMFLLILIHLYTENYSLSTLIKNNKVLNYFDQLGRTN; translated from the coding sequence ATGATGCCAATAATATTATTAACTATAGTAAGTATTATTTTAAATAAGCTAGGATTAATACTAGTTCCTAATTTACTAAAAGAAGGTGATTTAATTACTGAAAATTATAAAGGCCAACAGATACCTGTTGGATATGGATTATTATTTGGTTTAAATATGCTTATTATTTTGGTAATGGGTTCATTATTGGGATATTATCCAATTTTTCAAGTGCAAAGTTTAATAAGTTTAATCTTAGTTATGTCCTTTGTAGGTATATTAGATGATACGATAGGAAGAAAAGATAACCAAGGGTTTGGAGGGCATTTTAAGGCTTTATTAGTTAAGGGTAAATTAACAACCGGAACAATTAAAGCTATATTTAGTTGTTTTATTGTTTTTTTTATAAATTTTTATAGTTATGATGATTGGAATAATGTAATTATTAATACATTAGTAATTTTGTTAACGACAAATTTTATTAATTTATTAGATTTACGACCTGGACGAGCTTTAAAGGTCACATTAATTTTTTTAATTACTATTTTATTAACTAATCCTAATGATTATTTACTAGTTATTCCTATGGTTATTACGGTATTGTTTTCTTTACCCTTTGATCTTAATGCTGGAGGGATGATGGGGGATGTAGGGGCCAATGTGTTAGGAGTAATCATTGGTTTTTTATTAATTTCTAGTTTTGATTTATACTTAAGAATTATAATTATGTTTCTTTTAATACTAATTCATTTATATACAGAGAACTATTCACTATCAACATTAATTAAAAATAATAAAGTTTTAAATTATTTTGATCAATTAGGACGTACAAATTAA
- a CDS encoding sodium-dependent transporter yields MEQSEENRDQWGSRFGFILAAIGSAVGLGNIWRFPYMTYENGGGAFLIPYFFALLTAGIPLLILEMGLGHKMRGSAPLSFRKIKEKYETLGWWSVLITFVVTVYYSVIVAWAINFMSYSFNQVWGATPNKFFFKEYLQMTSFWNIGGIRFNILAGLALVWGLNGFILYNGIKEGIEKAAKIFMPILALLVVLITIRGVTLPGAINGLNHFLKPDFSVLLNPNVWVSAYGQVFFTLSLGFGIMIAYASYLPKKEDVVNNAFITAFANSGFSFLAGLGIFGVLGYMAQAKGIPFKEVATDGIGLAFIAFPKAINMLPGMQGFFGFLFFLCLTIAGISSTMSLVESFSSSVIDKFQIKRKQAIALVCGLGFLASTIFATGMGLVVLDVVDHFILNYGLVIVGLIESIILGYFWDLSEIKDHVNQVSDFKVGNWWIIAIKYVTAIILGVMSVMKLKNELASLYNGYPLSAIITLGWGTVFGLVILAYVTKNISWNQEIKVDVLKEEM; encoded by the coding sequence ATGGAGCAGTCAGAAGAAAATCGTGATCAGTGGGGAAGTAGGTTTGGATTTATATTAGCAGCAATTGGGTCTGCAGTTGGATTAGGTAATATTTGGCGGTTTCCGTATATGACTTATGAGAATGGAGGAGGAGCTTTTTTAATCCCTTATTTCTTTGCTTTATTAACAGCAGGGATTCCACTATTAATATTAGAGATGGGATTAGGACATAAAATGCGTGGTTCAGCTCCTTTATCTTTTAGGAAGATTAAAGAAAAGTATGAGACACTTGGTTGGTGGTCAGTATTAATTACTTTTGTAGTTACAGTTTATTACTCAGTAATTGTTGCTTGGGCTATTAACTTTATGTCTTATTCATTTAATCAGGTTTGGGGAGCTACTCCAAATAAGTTCTTTTTTAAGGAATATTTACAGATGACGAGTTTTTGGAATATTGGTGGAATTAGATTTAATATCTTGGCTGGTTTAGCTTTGGTCTGGGGGTTAAATGGTTTCATCCTATATAATGGAATTAAGGAAGGAATCGAGAAGGCTGCTAAGATATTTATGCCTATTTTAGCTTTACTGGTCGTTTTAATTACAATTAGAGGAGTTACTTTACCTGGAGCTATTAATGGACTAAATCACTTTTTAAAACCAGATTTTTCTGTGTTATTAAATCCTAATGTATGGGTTAGTGCTTATGGACAGGTATTCTTTACTTTAAGTTTAGGCTTTGGAATTATGATAGCTTATGCTAGTTATTTGCCCAAAAAAGAAGATGTTGTTAATAATGCATTTATTACAGCTTTTGCTAATAGTGGTTTTAGTTTTTTAGCTGGATTAGGTATCTTTGGTGTTTTAGGTTACATGGCACAGGCTAAAGGGATTCCTTTTAAGGAAGTTGCTACTGATGGTATTGGTTTAGCATTTATTGCTTTTCCAAAAGCAATTAACATGTTACCAGGTATGCAAGGATTTTTTGGTTTCTTATTTTTCCTTTGTTTAACAATTGCCGGGATATCATCAACCATGTCTTTAGTAGAGTCATTTTCTTCTTCAGTAATTGATAAATTCCAAATTAAGAGAAAGCAAGCAATTGCTTTGGTCTGTGGATTAGGTTTTTTAGCTAGTACAATCTTTGCGACTGGTATGGGATTAGTAGTTTTAGATGTAGTAGATCATTTTATTCTTAATTATGGCCTAGTTATAGTTGGTTTAATTGAGAGTATAATCCTTGGTTATTTTTGGGATTTATCTGAAATTAAAGACCATGTTAACCAAGTTTCTGATTTTAAAGTTGGCAATTGGTGGATTATAGCAATTAAATATGTAACTGCTATTATATTAGGTGTTATGTCAGTTATGAAACTTAAGAATGAATTAGCATCACTATATAATGGTTATCCATTAAGTGCTATTATAACTTTAGGTTGGGGAACAGTATTTGGATTAGTTATTCTTGCCTATGTTACGAAAAATATAAGCTGGAATCAAGAAATTAAAGTAGATGTTTTGAAGGAGGAAATGTAA
- a CDS encoding MetS family NSS transporter small subunit, which yields MSIGAWIMLIFGVTTLFGGLSYCLSVAMKNQ from the coding sequence ATGAGTATAGGAGCATGGATTATGTTAATATTTGGTGTAACTACTCTATTTGGTGGGTTAAGTTATTGTTTAAGTGTTGCTATGAAAAATCAATAG
- a CDS encoding M20/M25/M40 family metallo-hydrolase, whose protein sequence is MNEEQIVKRFKELVQIDSISKEEGAIADYLVELLTELGLDVTVDDTNKRVAGETGNIIAKLSGDSSKPTLLLSAHLDTVTPGKGVKPVVKDGVIYSQGETILGADDKAGITAIVEALRIIKEGDLEHGDLEIVFTVGEEIGLLGAKNLDYNLLSADFGVTYDSSGQVGTIITQAPAQNKLEVKVEGKSAHAGMNPSLGINAIKVASLAISNMNLGQIDEETTANIGVIKGGQATNIVPDLVELEGEVRSRNERKLEKQTEHMIDLFKRAARKYQAQIEISHPRMYSAFELQRNSKIVDIAIKAAHAINIKPKLQATGGGSDANIFNNQEIPTINLGVGMEKVHSTEEKIKVNDLVDAVKYSVTLLQQAAK, encoded by the coding sequence ATGAATGAAGAGCAGATCGTTAAAAGATTTAAGGAATTGGTGCAAATAGATAGTATTTCAAAAGAAGAAGGGGCTATAGCTGATTATTTAGTTGAATTATTAACTGAATTAGGTTTGGATGTTACCGTAGATGATACAAATAAAAGAGTAGCTGGAGAGACGGGAAATATTATAGCTAAATTATCTGGAGATTCATCTAAACCTACATTATTATTAAGTGCCCATCTGGATACAGTAACTCCTGGTAAAGGAGTAAAACCTGTTGTTAAAGATGGGGTTATCTATAGTCAAGGAGAAACTATTCTAGGAGCAGATGATAAAGCTGGTATTACTGCAATTGTAGAGGCTTTGCGGATTATTAAAGAAGGAGATTTGGAGCATGGGGATTTAGAGATAGTATTTACTGTTGGAGAAGAGATTGGGTTATTAGGGGCCAAGAATTTAGACTATAACTTATTGTCAGCTGATTTTGGGGTTACATATGATTCAAGTGGTCAAGTAGGGACTATTATAACTCAAGCTCCTGCTCAAAATAAGCTTGAAGTTAAAGTAGAAGGAAAGTCAGCTCATGCAGGAATGAATCCTTCTTTAGGAATTAATGCTATTAAAGTAGCTAGTTTAGCCATTTCTAATATGAATTTAGGTCAGATTGATGAGGAGACAACAGCTAATATTGGAGTAATTAAAGGTGGTCAAGCAACAAATATTGTACCAGACTTAGTTGAGTTAGAAGGAGAAGTTAGAAGTAGGAATGAAAGAAAGTTAGAAAAACAAACAGAACATATGATAGATTTATTTAAACGTGCTGCGAGAAAGTATCAGGCCCAAATAGAGATTAGTCACCCCCGGATGTACTCAGCTTTTGAACTGCAAAGAAATAGTAAAATTGTGGATATAGCAATCAAGGCTGCTCATGCTATTAATATTAAACCTAAATTACAAGCTACTGGTGGAGGAAGTGATGCTAATATCTTTAATAATCAAGAAATTCCAACTATTAATCTAGGGGTGGGAATGGAGAAAGTTCATTCTACAGAAGAGAAGATTAAAGTTAATGATTTAGTAGATGCTGTGAAGTACTCTGTAACTTTGCTACAACAAGCTGCTAAATAA
- a CDS encoding aspartyl-phosphate phosphatase Spo0E family protein: MKDNKLYKKISKLKKELNQYKLSPDNKQELVELSQKLDELIVEATKRQIAIEFGPSQ, from the coding sequence ATGAAAGACAATAAGCTATATAAGAAAATAAGTAAACTAAAAAAAGAGCTCAATCAATATAAGTTGTCCCCAGATAATAAACAGGAGTTAGTAGAATTAAGTCAAAAGTTAGATGAATTGATTGTAGAAGCTACCAAAAGGCAAATAGCGATTGAATTTGGCCCTAGTCAATAA
- a CDS encoding DUF3866 family protein translates to MIEIKEGEVSEVLVKDSKVTEVMLLINGQQSRGINYNQLTGPITEGDKVLVNTTATSLNLGTGGYDFILKVKGQETELQDTGHIMKLRYSPYQLQTCSLAEQENANHNLVKEFESLASTPVVVGTLHSMLPAIAVMAKTIISDLNIVYIMTDGAALPIHFSKLVSYLKQMDLIDTTITIGHAFGGDLEAVNIYSGLIGAYKIAKADLVVVTMGPGIVGTGTKYGFSGTEQADILHAVKVLKGIPIAVPRINFADPRRRHYGLSHHSLTNLGKLTLVKSLLGIPNLVKDKNEVINKQLITSGITNRHQVIYRSGKEVITELEKLDFKVTTMGRGINEAKEYFMTTGIAGIIATEKIKGELLDG, encoded by the coding sequence ATGATAGAGATTAAAGAAGGAGAGGTTAGTGAAGTTTTAGTAAAGGATTCTAAAGTAACTGAAGTAATGTTATTAATTAATGGGCAACAAAGTAGAGGGATTAATTATAATCAATTAACTGGGCCAATTACAGAAGGGGATAAGGTATTAGTTAATACAACAGCTACTAGTTTGAATTTAGGGACTGGAGGATATGATTTTATTTTAAAAGTTAAGGGCCAAGAGACTGAATTGCAGGATACAGGTCATATTATGAAATTACGCTATAGCCCTTATCAATTACAAACTTGTAGTTTAGCAGAACAAGAAAATGCTAATCATAACTTAGTGAAAGAATTTGAGTCATTAGCTTCTACCCCAGTAGTGGTAGGTACACTACATAGTATGTTACCTGCTATTGCAGTAATGGCAAAAACTATTATTTCTGATTTAAATATTGTATATATTATGACTGATGGAGCAGCGTTACCCATCCATTTTAGCAAATTAGTTAGTTATTTAAAACAAATGGATTTGATTGATACTACTATTACAATTGGTCATGCATTTGGTGGTGATTTAGAAGCAGTTAATATTTATTCGGGCTTGATTGGAGCTTATAAAATAGCAAAAGCAGATTTGGTAGTAGTTACAATGGGACCAGGTATTGTAGGAACAGGAACCAAATATGGATTTAGTGGTACAGAGCAGGCTGATATTTTACATGCAGTTAAGGTATTAAAAGGAATCCCTATTGCTGTTCCTAGAATTAATTTTGCTGACCCAAGAAGGAGGCATTATGGTTTAAGTCATCATAGTTTAACTAATTTAGGAAAGTTAACTTTAGTAAAATCATTATTAGGAATTCCAAACTTAGTAAAAGATAAAAATGAGGTTATTAATAAGCAATTAATAACTTCTGGTATAACTAATCGACATCAAGTTATTTATCGCTCAGGGAAAGAAGTTATAACTGAACTAGAGAAATTAGATTTTAAAGTTACAACTATGGGGCGAGGAATTAATGAAGCTAAAGAATACTTTATGACTACAGGAATAGCAGGTATAATTGCTACTGAAAAAATAAAGGGGGAGTTGCTTGATGGATGA
- a CDS encoding NUDIX hydrolase encodes MDELVEEIIKSTKLYEGRIVTLKLDEVRLPNGNKSSREIVEHDGSVAIIPYQDNKVTLVEQFRAATKEVVLEIPAGKIEINEEVLKCARRELEEETGFRAGSFRKLVQFYTSPGFSNEEITLYLATNLSKYKQQTEADEFLALRKLTIDEVKNRIKAGKFKDAKTIIGLQYLLQWLENNQA; translated from the coding sequence ATGGATGAGTTAGTAGAAGAAATCATTAAAAGTACTAAGTTATATGAAGGTAGAATAGTAACATTAAAGTTAGATGAGGTAAGATTACCAAATGGTAATAAATCTAGCAGAGAGATAGTTGAACATGATGGTAGTGTAGCTATAATTCCTTATCAAGATAATAAGGTAACCTTAGTAGAGCAGTTTAGAGCTGCTACTAAAGAAGTGGTATTAGAGATCCCGGCTGGAAAGATAGAGATTAATGAAGAAGTACTAAAGTGTGCTAGAAGAGAATTAGAAGAAGAAACAGGCTTTCGAGCTGGTTCTTTTAGAAAGTTAGTTCAGTTTTATACCAGTCCAGGTTTTAGTAATGAAGAGATTACCCTCTATTTAGCTACAAATTTATCTAAATATAAGCAACAGACTGAGGCAGATGAATTTCTTGCTTTACGAAAATTAACTATAGACGAAGTGAAGAATAGGATTAAAGCAGGTAAATTTAAAGATGCTAAGACAATTATTGGCTTACAATACTTATTACAGTGGTTAGAGAATAATCAAGCTTAG
- the spoIIM gene encoding stage II sporulation protein M encodes MLNHKWRSKQFSYYITNHIFLVLIVLVFFAIGLIAGSIAVNTLDYQQKESLVSYLDQFIVQVNQLLNNQQHIMLKKIIFSNLKFIFILWLLGLTIVGAIIAPIIICLKGFIIGFTISFLIKELFLQGLLLAIVSILPQNLIIIPSLLLGCLFSLIYSTRIGMAWIFSRKKRRYNFSQAVLKYSVLMLILAGCLFLAGLIEAYLTPNLVELVASNLIN; translated from the coding sequence ATGCTTAATCATAAGTGGCGATCAAAACAATTTAGTTACTATATCACAAATCATATTTTTTTGGTACTAATTGTACTTGTTTTTTTCGCTATAGGATTAATTGCAGGTTCAATAGCTGTAAACACACTCGATTATCAACAAAAAGAAAGCTTAGTTAGCTATCTTGACCAGTTTATTGTGCAGGTAAATCAACTGTTAAATAATCAACAACATATAATGTTGAAAAAGATAATATTTTCTAATCTGAAATTTATTTTTATTTTGTGGTTATTGGGATTAACGATTGTAGGAGCTATAATCGCACCAATAATAATCTGTTTAAAAGGTTTTATTATTGGGTTTACAATATCTTTTTTAATTAAAGAGTTATTTTTACAAGGCTTGTTATTAGCTATAGTATCTATTCTACCGCAGAATTTAATAATTATTCCTAGTTTACTATTAGGGTGTTTATTCTCATTAATTTATTCTACTAGAATTGGTATGGCGTGGATCTTTAGTCGCAAAAAAAGAAGATATAATTTTAGTCAGGCAGTCTTAAAATATTCTGTATTAATGTTAATTTTAGCAGGGTGTTTATTTTTAGCTGGATTGATAGAAGCCTACTTAACACCTAATTTAGTTGAATTAGTAGCAAGCAATTTAATAAATTAG
- a CDS encoding phosphopentomutase produces MNSINRATIIVLDSVGIGALPDAKEFESEGAATLPHLAKEVGGLDLPNLEKLGLGNIVEVEGLSKVDKPKGAIGKMAEQSNGKDTTTGHWELAGLVSQNPFPTYPNGFPDEIMDKFHEAIGKGSLGNKPASGTVIIEELGEEHFETGKPIVYTSADSVFQIAAHEEIIPVEELYKMCRKARKMLTGEHAVARVIARPFVGELGDFTRTARRKDFSLKPPKKTMLDHLKDAGQEVMAVGKIKNIFSGQGITSDLHTDNNMDGVDKTIDYLKEDNSGLIFTNLVDFDQKYGHRRDPEGYAKALKNFDDRLPEIIEQLEADDLLIITADHGCDPTYKGTDHTREYVPLLVYGANVQAGVDLGIRESFSDLAATITSIFKVEETGYGTSFKQEIFE; encoded by the coding sequence ATGAACTCAATCAACAGAGCAACTATAATTGTATTAGATAGCGTAGGCATTGGTGCTTTACCAGATGCTAAAGAATTTGAATCTGAAGGAGCAGCTACTTTGCCTCATTTAGCTAAGGAAGTTGGAGGATTAGATTTACCAAATTTAGAAAAACTAGGCCTAGGTAATATTGTAGAAGTTGAAGGTCTAAGTAAAGTAGATAAGCCCAAAGGGGCTATTGGAAAGATGGCAGAGCAGTCTAATGGAAAAGATACTACAACTGGCCATTGGGAGTTAGCTGGTTTAGTCTCTCAAAATCCTTTTCCAACTTATCCTAATGGGTTTCCAGATGAGATAATGGATAAATTTCATGAGGCAATTGGTAAAGGAAGTTTAGGTAATAAACCTGCTTCAGGGACTGTAATTATTGAAGAGTTAGGTGAAGAACATTTTGAAACTGGGAAACCAATAGTTTATACATCTGCTGATAGTGTATTCCAGATTGCTGCCCACGAAGAAATAATACCAGTTGAAGAACTATATAAAATGTGTCGGAAAGCAAGAAAGATGTTAACTGGAGAACATGCAGTGGCAAGAGTAATCGCACGTCCATTTGTAGGAGAACTTGGTGATTTTACTAGAACAGCAAGAAGAAAAGATTTTTCTTTGAAGCCGCCTAAAAAGACTATGCTAGATCATTTAAAGGATGCAGGTCAAGAAGTCATGGCTGTAGGAAAGATTAAAAATATCTTTTCAGGTCAAGGTATTACTTCTGATCTTCATACTGATAATAATATGGATGGGGTAGATAAGACAATTGATTATTTAAAAGAAGATAACTCTGGATTGATCTTTACTAATCTAGTAGATTTTGATCAAAAGTATGGACATCGTAGAGATCCAGAAGGTTATGCTAAAGCATTAAAGAATTTTGATGATCGACTACCAGAAATTATTGAACAATTAGAAGCAGACGATTTATTGATTATTACTGCTGACCATGGTTGTGACCCAACTTATAAAGGAACGGACCACACTAGAGAATATGTTCCTTTATTAGTGTATGGAGCAAATGTACAAGCCGGGGTAGATTTAGGAATTAGAGAAAGTTTTAGTGATTTAGCAGCAACTATTACTAGTATCTTTAAAGTAGAAGAAACAGGATATGGAACAAGTTTCAAACAAGAAATTTTTGAGTAG
- a CDS encoding purine-nucleoside phosphorylase, translating to MSQELIKQLQESADYIKEEIDIKPKVALILGSGLGVLAGEIEDKVEITYDEIPNFPVSTVEGHAGQLVLGTLEGIEVVAMQGRFHYYEGYDMSLIGFPVQVMNLLGPNKLVVTNSAGGANRNFNVGDLMLINDHINFMGTNPLVGPNEAELGPRFPDMSEAYNQELIELAEKVADEQGLGLRKGVYVGMTGPTYETPAEVRMINKLGGDAVGMSTVPEVIAANHLGMKVLGISCITNMAAGILPEPLSHDEVIETTQRVKPKFINLVRGIIKEL from the coding sequence ATGTCACAAGAATTAATTAAGCAGTTACAGGAGAGCGCAGACTATATTAAGGAAGAAATAGATATTAAACCTAAAGTAGCATTAATTCTAGGTTCAGGGTTAGGAGTTTTAGCTGGCGAAATTGAAGATAAAGTTGAGATTACTTATGATGAAATTCCTAATTTTCCTGTTTCCACAGTAGAAGGACATGCTGGGCAGTTAGTATTAGGAACTTTAGAAGGTATAGAAGTAGTTGCTATGCAAGGAAGATTTCATTACTATGAAGGATATGACATGTCTTTAATAGGTTTTCCAGTCCAGGTAATGAATCTATTAGGGCCAAATAAATTAGTGGTGACTAATTCTGCTGGAGGGGCAAATAGGAATTTTAATGTAGGAGATTTAATGTTGATCAATGACCATATTAATTTTATGGGGACAAATCCGTTGGTTGGCCCTAACGAAGCGGAGCTTGGCCCGAGATTTCCTGATATGTCAGAGGCTTATAATCAAGAATTAATTGAATTAGCTGAAAAAGTAGCTGATGAACAAGGTTTGGGATTAAGAAAAGGGGTTTATGTAGGTATGACAGGCCCAACATATGAAACCCCAGCTGAAGTAAGGATGATTAATAAGCTTGGTGGTGATGCAGTAGGGATGTCTACTGTACCAGAAGTTATTGCTGCTAATCACTTAGGTATGAAAGTATTAGGAATTTCCTGTATTACTAATATGGCAGCGGGTATTTTACCAGAACCATTATCCCATGATGAAGTAATTGAAACTACTCAACGAGTTAAACCTAAGTTTATTAATTTAGTCCGAGGAATAATTAAAGAATTATAA
- a CDS encoding chemotaxis protein CheX has product MKKEYINPILKSTKSVLENMIQLNPTEGERKTESKHFTAQGINASIGVTGSLEGFIYFSMEEDTALNIVTKMSGMEINEFDDLSRSAIGELANIITGNSTTKLSDLGYQCDITPPSIAIGDNMEISPAKGESLIIPLHTKIGDIKINISLKSS; this is encoded by the coding sequence ATGAAAAAAGAATATATTAATCCTATCTTAAAGAGTACTAAAAGTGTTTTAGAGAATATGATACAACTTAACCCTACAGAAGGAGAGAGAAAGACGGAAAGCAAACACTTTACTGCTCAAGGAATTAATGCTTCTATTGGCGTAACAGGTAGTCTAGAAGGATTTATTTATTTTAGTATGGAGGAAGATACTGCTTTAAATATTGTTACTAAGATGTCTGGCATGGAAATAAATGAATTTGATGATTTAAGTCGATCTGCAATTGGGGAGCTAGCCAATATTATTACGGGAAATTCAACAACTAAATTATCAGATCTGGGCTACCAGTGTGATATAACCCCTCCTTCAATTGCTATAGGAGATAATATGGAAATATCTCCAGCTAAGGGCGAATCTTTAATTATTCCTTTACATACTAAAATTGGGGATATAAAAATCAACATATCATTAAAATCAAGTTAA
- a CDS encoding D-alanyl-D-alanine carboxypeptidase family protein, which yields MKNSRIIMIMGLVLIILFSSLMPSVAQKNSGFDLESKSAVLMDAQSGEIIYSKNANEKLPPASITKIMTMLLTMEALDEGEVSLTDEITASEHASKMGGSQIWLEPGEKMTLEQLLKAVAIVSANDACVAIAEHLYGTEEKFVEAMNKKAKELGMKNTYFYNTNGLPIEDSESKGNYTTAYDVALMSRALLQYPQVLKYTSTWIDHLRDGESFLRNTNNLVRFYNGADGLKTGYTSEAGFCLSATAQKEGMRFIAVVMKAPNSKVRFAEAKKLLSYAFSIHKSLLIAKKGEKIEQVNVFKGQKQNIAIEAKEDVNVIIKKGEGENLTKQIRVNKEIVAPIKKGDKVGEIVILQGDQVLERVDLVAQEGVEKANIFKITVQLLKRFIGTMF from the coding sequence ATGAAAAACTCTAGGATAATTATGATTATGGGTCTGGTTTTAATTATTTTATTTTCCTCGCTAATGCCTTCTGTGGCTCAAAAAAATTCTGGGTTTGACCTTGAATCTAAGTCAGCTGTTTTAATGGATGCTCAATCCGGTGAAATAATCTATAGTAAGAATGCAAATGAGAAATTGCCTCCAGCTAGTATTACAAAAATAATGACTATGTTATTAACTATGGAGGCTTTAGATGAAGGAGAAGTTAGTTTAACTGATGAAATTACAGCTAGTGAACATGCTTCAAAAATGGGTGGCTCTCAAATTTGGTTAGAACCTGGTGAAAAAATGACTTTAGAGCAACTATTAAAGGCAGTAGCAATTGTTTCAGCTAATGATGCATGTGTGGCAATAGCTGAGCATTTATATGGTACAGAAGAAAAATTTGTAGAGGCAATGAATAAAAAAGCTAAAGAATTGGGGATGAAGAATACTTACTTTTATAATACTAATGGATTACCTATAGAAGATTCTGAAAGTAAAGGGAATTATACTACAGCCTATGATGTGGCATTGATGTCACGCGCTTTGTTGCAATACCCACAAGTTTTAAAGTATACTTCTACTTGGATTGATCATTTACGCGATGGAGAATCGTTTTTGCGAAACACAAATAATTTAGTTAGATTCTATAATGGAGCTGATGGTTTAAAGACTGGTTATACTAGTGAGGCTGGCTTTTGTTTGTCTGCTACAGCTCAAAAAGAAGGAATGCGTTTTATTGCTGTAGTAATGAAGGCACCTAATTCTAAAGTTAGGTTTGCTGAGGCAAAGAAATTATTATCTTATGCGTTTAGTATTCATAAGTCACTTTTAATTGCTAAAAAAGGGGAAAAGATTGAGCAAGTCAATGTATTTAAAGGCCAAAAACAGAACATAGCTATAGAAGCTAAAGAAGATGTAAATGTTATAATTAAAAAAGGTGAAGGAGAAAATCTTACTAAGCAGATTAGAGTTAATAAGGAGATAGTGGCCCCAATAAAAAAGGGGGATAAAGTAGGAGAAATTGTAATTTTACAAGGAGACCAAGTATTAGAAAGGGTAGATTTAGTAGCACAAGAAGGAGTTGAAAAAGCAAATATATTTAAAATAACGGTTCAACTGTTAAAAAGGTTTATTGGCACGATGTTTTAA